The proteins below are encoded in one region of Odocoileus virginianus isolate 20LAN1187 ecotype Illinois chromosome 18, Ovbor_1.2, whole genome shotgun sequence:
- the NPAP1 gene encoding nuclear pore-associated protein 1, with protein MGNLLCKLLSALRRRRPRGRRSLVLRPRGATTSGRGHPAAPAPALQPGRRLLNQDRVPSSSGFYGPKQQPVLSTRNSMMFGPSRTIRIPPLGRKTTLLRSLSALPLQVAKAGRPVPTSHRPLPCAKESKAMVQEDRREGMTEEEGHTEAEGEDNGKMSPDRSGAMTMTPGPQETGGLLPPLQCSPEPPNLLPGHPGGNFSEKVQVSQTKPSSQSPAICSDGTAGDGRPPSQPGPLATVLSAPSPCCSLLPERPVEVVLGEDHQPGSPESLMSGKALQHEPPTDTPRRSSSPLGAAGSRRPCKRKMPPPLPLPLPPLLPPLPPPLPLPWGRSDLPPPPKLPGMTRAKTRCTRKQNMDRQRNRMLTDARKAMRRRRSTAPPAPGTTGALPPVSPTLQVPPTTTDLADLSSRFPNLAGLPPWLTPYMDRVARHTAPVDSHSAIPADSRPSVFSPIVGTTLKGDAGTPSSVRATPPLTADLSTPLSTPTLPFQPPSYKSESPTPMCVDSPPPLLTPLPDRPIAPPAPTGQPITSTVVPSATTVTASASVTVRSPRDQDVTDMDTTPPSQAIILQSPPGSGVQQTHTAGRPDTTSPFVPMVSCRASIFNYAFHSQTNPHPAFAATDGQQRASVFPGPSSGAPAAAFPGPSSGNQAAAFPGPSSGNQAAVFPGPSSGNQAAAFPGPSSGNQAAAFPGPSSGGLRLPPSPGPHLGIRLPPSPGPHLGIRLPPSPGPHLALLLPPSPGPHLGIRLPPSLGPHLGLRLVSPLVPHLRPWVLSSPAALCRTPASVFPTPPSRVPSTLSPSPPSTAFGPVFPGPLSRALAVSLSPQIMALGPASPSPPPMAPAPVFPKPPPMASAVSISTDVKPVFDINAMGAPPPQTLLSSLPLTPSRTTTPITWLFLVLRTQHPVAAMPGPKPRLTYLCS; from the coding sequence ATGGGCAATTTACTCTGTAAACTTCTTTCCGCGCTCCGCCGCCGGCGCCCGCGGGGCCGGCGCTCGCTGGTTCTGCGCCCTCGGGGTGCCACCACATCTGGCCGGGGTCACCCCGCCGCCCCAGCTCCTGCTTTACAACCTGGTCGCAGGCTGCTCAACCAGGATCGAGTGCCCTCATCATCCGGCTTTTATGGGCCGAAGCAGCAGCCCGTCCTGTCCACTCGTAATTCCATGATGTTCGGACCTTCGAGAACCATCAGAATTCCTCCACTGGGGCGCAAAACTACTCTCCTGCGTTCCCTCTCTGCGCTACCTCTTCAGGTAGCCAAGGCTGGGAGGCCGGTACCAACCAGTCACCGCCCACTTCCTTGCGCAAAGGAGAGTAAGGCGATGGTCCAGGAAGACCGCAGGGAAGGCATGACAGAGGAGGAAGGTCACACAGAGGCCGAAGGAGAGGACAACGGAAAGATGAGTCCGGACCGCAGCGGGGCTATGACAATGACACCTGGGCCCCAGGAGACCGGCGGGCTCCTCCCGCCCCTCCAGTGCAGTCCCGAGCCTCCAAACCTCCTTCCGGGGCACCCAGGAGGCAACTTCAGTGAGAAAGTGCAGGTGTCTCAGACGAAGCCTTCCTCCCAAAGCCCCGCCATCTGCTCAGACGGCACTGCTGGAGACGGCCGGCCTCCCTCGCAGCCCGGCCCCCTGGCCACGGTGCTCTCTGCCCCAAGTCCGTGCTGCAGCCTGCTGCCCGAGAGGCCAGTAGAAGTGGTGCTGGGTGAAGACCACCAACCCGGCTCCCCAGAGTCACTGATGTCCGGGAAGGCGCTGCAGCATGAGCCGCCTACAGACACCCCGCGGAGAAGCTCTTCTCCCCTGGGAGCTGCCGGCAGTCGGCGCCCCTGCAAGAGAAAGATGCCCCCGCCGCTTCCTCTGCCACTGCCGCCACTGCTGCCGCCACTGCCGCCCCCGCTGCCGCTGCCCTGGGGTCGCAGTGACCTTCCCCCGCCGCCGAAGCTTCCAGGCATGACTCGCGCCAAAACCCGGTGCACCCGGAAACAAAACATGGACCGTCAGCGGAACAGAATGCTGACGGACGCAAGGAAGGCCATGCGACGACGCCGCAGCACCGCCCCGCCTGCCCCAGGGACCACAGGCGCCCTGCCTCCGGTTAGTCCCACATTGCAGGTCCCTCCTACCACCACTGACTTGGCCGACCTGTCCTCCAGATTCCCCAATCTGGCTGGCCTTCCACCTTGGCTGACGCCTTATATGGATCGGGTGGCAAGACACACAGCCCCCGTGGACTCTCATTCTGCCATTCCTGCAGATTCACGTCCCTCAGTTTTCAGTCCCATTGTGGGAACTACCCTCAAGGGGGATGCAGGCACTCCGAGTTCAGTCAGAGCAACACCACCTTTGACTGCTGACCTCTCCACACCTCTGAGCACCCCAACCCTCCCCTTCCAGCCACCCTCCTACAAAAGTGAATCCCCAACACCCATGTGTGTAGATTCTCCCCCTCCCTTACTCACCCCTCTTCCAGACCGTCCCATCGCTCCCCCTGCTCCAACTGGGCAGCCCATCACTTCCACTGTGGTCCCTTCTGCCACCACAGTTACAGCATCTGCAAGCGTAACCGTCCGGTCTCCTAGAGATCAGGACGTCACGGACATGGACACTACCCCCCCTTCACAAGCTATAATTCTTCAGTCTCCCCCAGGTTCTGGGGTGCAGCAGACACACACTGCAGGGAGACCAGACACCACCAGCCCATTTGTGCCGATGGTCTCCTGCCGCGCTTCAATTTTTAACTATGCCTTTCACTCCCAAACCAACCCTCACCCCGCATTTGCAGCCACTGATGGGCAGCAGAGAGCCTCTGTTTTTCCCGGGCCCTCATCTGGCGCTCCTGCTGCCGCCTTCCCCGGGCCCTCATCTGGGAATCAGGCTGCCGCCTTCCCCGGGCCCTCATCTGGGAATCAGGCTGCCGTCTTCCCCGGGCCCTCATCTGGGAATCAGGCTGCCGCCTTCCCTGGGCCCTCATCTGGGAATCAGGCTGCCGCCTTCCCCGGGCCCTCATCTGGTGGCCTCAGGCTGCCGCCTTCCCCGGGCCCTCATCTGGGTATCAGGCTGCCGCCTTCCCCGGGCCCTCATCTGGGAATCAGGCTGCCGCCTTCCCCGGGCCCTCATCTGGCGCTCCTGCTGCCGCCTTCCCCGGGCCCTCATCTGGGAATCAGGCTGCCGCCTTCCCTGGGCCCCCACCTGGGACTCCGGCTGGTGTCTCCCTTGGTCCCCCATCTACGGCCTTGGGTCCTGTCTTCCCCGGCCGCACTATGTAGGACTCCAGCCAGTGtcttccccacccctccatctAGGGTTCCGTCCACTCTCTCCCCTAGCCCCCCATCTACAGCTTTTGGTCCTGTTTTCCCTGGCCCCCTCTCTAGGGCGTTGGCTGTTTCCCTCAGTCCCCAAATTATGGCTTTAggtcctgcctcccccagccccccacctatGGCTCCAGCTCCTGTTTTCCCCAAACCCCCACCTATGGCTTCAGCAGTCAGCATCTCTACAGATGTCAAACCAGTCTTTGACATCAATGCTATGGGTGCACCTCCTCCTCAGACTTTACTTTCCAGTCTACCTCTGACTCCAAGCAGAACCACTACTCCTATCACATGGCTGTTCCTGGTTCTGAGAACACAGCACCCAGTGGCAGCAATGCCTGGACCCAAGCCTCGACTTACTTACCTGTGCAGTTGA